In Primulina eburnea isolate SZY01 chromosome 3, ASM2296580v1, whole genome shotgun sequence, one DNA window encodes the following:
- the LOC140828271 gene encoding uncharacterized protein, with protein MAIKSTLFLLAFVLLATRLASSLEDREAIENEHHRDHDHDHDHRYSKAPAKEPAHAPAKAPACAPTKAPAHPPVKAPMHPPVFHHTHVCVEKCDTHCKGMGQRKGCMKTCTACCAKFKCVPDGSKQYCKNWDRVVIRGKIVKCPRRN; from the exons ATGGCTATCAAATCTACCCTTTTTCTGCTAGCCTTCGTGCTCTTGGCTACTCGATTG GCTTCATCTTTGGAAGATAGGGAAGCTATCGAAAACGAG CATCATCGTGATCATGATCATGATCATGATCATCGTTATTCAAAAGCGCCTGCTAAGGAACCAGCTCATGCCCCGGCAAAGGCTCCTGCTTGTGCTCCAACAAAGGCTCCGGCTCATCCACCAGTGAAGGCACCAATGCATCCGCCGGTCTTCCATCACAcacatg TGTGTGTGGAAAAGTGTGATACACACTGCAAGGGCATGGGACAGAGAAAGGGGTGCATGAAAACATGCACTGCCTGCTGCGCCAAGTTCAAGTGTGTCCCTGATGGATCAAAGCAGTACTGCAAAAACTGGGACAGAGTTGTGATCCGTGGCAAGATTGTCAAATGCCCGCGAAGAAATTAG
- the LOC140826537 gene encoding peroxidase 31-like: MASLLLLLLLSLSLVPAHSSLPTLLSDTYYSETCPKFDHIMEETTTNKQINSPTTAAATLRVFFHDCFVTGCDASVLISSTPFNKAERDADINLSLPGDGFDVVVRAKSALELSCPGVVSCADILAVATRNLVVMMGGPFYTVKLGRKDSLTSKSDYVEGNLPRPTMSMNQIIHIFQSRKFSIQEMVALSGAHTIGFSHCKEFSSILYNYSRTMESDPSYNYNFAKLLRNACADYKKNPTLSVFNDVMTPNKFDNVYYSNLQKGLGLMSSDHALSSDPRTRGYVELYSRDQKAFFDAFVSAIQKMSVYGVKTERNGEVRRRCDAFNN, from the coding sequence ATGGCTTCCCTTTTGCTTCTTCTGCTCCTCTCCCTCTCTCTCGTCCCCGCACACTCCTCCTTGCCGACACTCCTCTCCGACACCTACTACTCCGAGACATGCCCCAAGTTCGACCATATCATGGAAGAAACCACCACCAACAAGCAGATCAACTCTCCCACCACCGCCGCCGCCACTCTCCGAGTCTTCTTCCACGACTGCTTCGTCACCGGCTGCGACGCTTCCGTTCTCATCTCCTCCACACCATTCAACAAAGCCGAGCGCGACGCTGACATCAACCTCTCCCTCCCCGGCGACGGATTCGACGTCGTCGTTCGGGCTAAGTCCGCCCTCGAGCTCTCCTGCCCCGGCGTCGTCTCCTGCGCCGACATTCTCGCCGTAGCCACTCGGAATCTGGTCGTCATGATGGGCGGACCCTTTTACACGGTCAAGCTAGGCCGCAAGGATTCCTTAACTTCCAAATCCGACTATGTGGAGGGAAATCTGCCCAGACCCACCATGTCGATGAATCAAATAATCCATATTTTCCAATCCAGGAAATTCTCAATCCAAGAAATGGTGGCATTATCCGGAGCCCACACCATCGGATTCTCTCACTGCAAAGAGTTCAGCTCCATTCTGTATAACTACAGCAGAACAATGGAATCCGACCCTTCTTACAATTACAATTTCGCCAAGTTACTTAGAAATGCCTGCGCAGATTACAAGAAAAACCCGACATTATCGGTGTTCAACGATGTAATGACTCCCAACAAATTCGACAACGTTTATTACAGCAACTTGCAAAAGGGTTTGGGACTAATGTCATCGGACCACGCCCTGAGCTCAGATCCGAGGACCAGAGGCTACGTCGAGCTGTATTCCAGAGATCAAAAGGCATTCTTCGATGCATTTGTGAGTGCAATACAGAAGATGAGTGTGTACGGAGTCAAGACTGAAAGAAACGGCGAGGTTAGGCGCAGGTGTGACGCTTttaacaattaa
- the LOC140826538 gene encoding LOW QUALITY PROTEIN: putative glucose-6-phosphate 1-epimerase (The sequence of the model RefSeq protein was modified relative to this genomic sequence to represent the inferred CDS: deleted 1 base in 1 codon), whose translation MPVNIVQEGDGSPRIVLSEPSGSSAEVLLHGGQVVSWKNERREEMIFMSSKAVRRSSKAIRSGIHINFPQFTNSSSLEQHGFASTRLWSLDSSPSPLPPASNQSTVDLMLESTEDDLKIWPHRFELRLRISLTAGKLTLIPRVRNTDNKPFSFTFVLCNYLSVSDISEVRVEGLETLDYFDNLLQKERFTEQADAITFDGEIDRVYLSTPTKIAVIDHEKKRTLVLRKDGLPDAVVWNPWDKKAKALPDFGDEDYNTMLCVNSAAIEAPIVLKPFEEWKGRQELSTVLSSYCSGQLDPRRVLGFS comes from the exons ATGCCGGTGAATATTGTTCAGGAGGGCGATGGATCGCCGAGGATTGTTTTGTCGGAGCCCTCTGGCTCAAGTGCCGAG GTGCTTTTGCATGGCGGCCAGGTTGTATCTTGGAAGAATGAACGAAGGGAGGAGATGATCTTCATGAGCAGTAAG GCTGTGCGGAGGTCTTCTAAAGCCATCAGGAGTGGTATACACATAAACTTCCCACAG TTCACCAACTCTAGTTCACTGGAGCAACATGGATTTGCAAGCACTCGATTATGGTCCCTGGACAGTTCTCCTTCGCCTTTGCCCCCGGCCAGCAATCAGTCAACTGTGGATCTTATGCTGGAGTCCACAGAAGATGATCTGAAGATTTGGCCGCACAG ATTTGAGTTGCGCTTGCGCATCTCTCTAACTGCTGGCAAGCTCACCCTGATACCTCGCGTGCGTAATACTGATAACAAGCCCTTCTCCTTTACATTTGTGTTGTGCAATTACCTGTCGGTATCTGACATCAG TGAAGTGCGTGTCGAGGGCTTGGAGACACTCGACTACTTTGATAACTTATTACAAAAAGAGAGATTCACTGAGCAGGCAGATGCAATTACCTTTGATGGCGAG ATTGACCGGGTGTATTTGAGCACGCCAACTAAGATAGCCGTGATAGATCACGAGAAGAAAAGAACCCTTGTCCTACGCAAAGATGGCTTGCCAGATGCAG TTGTATGGAACCCTTGGGACAAAAAAGCAAAGGCTCTCCCTGATTTTGGTGATGAGGATTACAACACAATGTTATGTGTGAATTCTGCTGCCATAGAAGCTCCTATTGTTTTGAAACCTTTCGAAGAATGGAAGGGTCGACAAGAG TTGTCGACTGTCTTGTCAAGTTATTGCAGTGGTCAGCTGGATCCACGGAGAGTTCTTGGCTTCAGCTGA